One segment of Ipomoea triloba cultivar NCNSP0323 chromosome 12, ASM357664v1 DNA contains the following:
- the LOC115999254 gene encoding PHD finger protein ALFIN-LIKE 4-like: protein MDGGGQYNPRTVEEVFKDYKGRRAGMIKALTTDVDDFYQQCDPEKENLCLYGFPNEQWEVNLPAEEVPPELPEPALGINFARDGMQDKDWLALVAVHSDAWLLSVAFYFGARFGFDKSERKRLFCLINELPTLFEVVTGAAKKQVKDKSSVTNNSSSKLKSNSKVGKYSKVQPKDEEDGFEEEEEEEDEHGDTLCGACGENYGTDEFWICCDICERWFHGKCVKITPARAEHIKQYKCPSCSNKRARP from the exons ATGGACGGAGGCGGACAGTATAATCCTCGAACTGTAGAGGAGGTGTTTAAGGATTACAAGGGCCGCCGTGCTGGAATGATCAAAGCCCTCACTAccg ATGTGGATGATTTTTATCAGCAGTGTGACCCGG AGAAAGAAAACCTGTGCCTTTATGGATTTCCTAATGAACAGTGGGAAGTTAATTTGCCTGCTGAAGAGGTGCCTCCTGAGCTTCCAGAGCCAGCATTAGGTATTAACTTTGCCAGAGATGGGATGCAAGACAAGGACTGGTTGGCTCTTGTTGCTGTCCACAGTGACGCATGGCTACTTTCAGTTGCTTTCTATTTTGGTGCCAGATTCGGTTTTGACAAATCTGAGAG gAAACGTCTCTTCTGTCTGATAAATGAACTTCCGACACTTTTTGAAGTTGTAACTGGAGCTGCCAAAAAGCAAGTCAAGGACAAATCATCAGTCACCAACAATAGCAGCAGCAAATTGAAGTCAAACTCTAAAGTG GGTAAATACTCTAAGGTTCAACCGAAGGATGAGGAGGATGGATttgaagaagaggaggaggaagaggatgaGCACGGGGATACCTTGTGCGGGGCATGTGGCGAGAACTATGGTACAGATGAATTCTGGATTTGCTGTGACATATGCGAGAGGTGGTTCCATGGCAAGTGCGTGAAGATCACACCCGCTAGGGCTGAGCACATAAAGCAGTACAAATGCCCGTCGTGCAGTAACAAGAGGGCTCGGCCCTGA